The window AGACAAAGAAGGCATAATATGTGGTGATGAAGTTTCAGATGAGGAACAAAAGAACAGGTCAGAGAAAACGAGGTGAGGGACAGaaagggaaaagagaaaaatgtgtgtctACCGGTGGGAATGAACAAGTATGGGCCGCAAACAGGTTTACATTACAGTTATGTGTGTCTTTTACTTCTACACTTATGAGGACCAAAATGTCTTCACAAGAAGGTGGAACATCCAAGTTAAGGACATTTGGCACCTTTTAAAGGGGCAACTTCAAGATTTGGACTTTGGTTTAGGGATAGAGTTTAGATTATGTTGATTTTAAAGATTAGTTAGTTTATGGTAAAAACTTAggtaacactttctatgacGCCTATGTCTacaatgcattataaacatacttacatacataatgtgttataatctgcttatagcactgtataattatcgctataagcactcataaatattcataatactttataacaataatcataacacattataaagcattttataatgacttataaggtCAAGTATCATAACACTTCATAATTGCTggtcactcactgacattttttttttattcatagtgtattataattctcatagttgtaatacattataacAATTTTATTATGCATTGTAATCACTGTTATGATGCATCATAATGTGATTATAAGTTACTCTAAGTGGTCATTGGGTGCTTTAAGTTAAGCAATGAAACTCCTGAGGTATAAGCagatataatacattacaaGCTGGTACAAGTGATCATTATTTGCTTTAAGTgagtgaaaaaaatatcattaaatctCTCtaagaacaacacaaaacattgtaaaattagtttatttgtttaatgGGTCATAACAGACAAGAAGTTGAGTACCCCAATTTGACACAACTTTCTGATGATGAACAACTGAATGAtggacatttacatttcactaatGTGATGTTTCCCAAAAGCTAACTCTAAAGACACATTTCACTGAGAATTACAATACACTGTGATCCTTGCATAAAAAAATTGACAGTGAGCAATTTTAAAGTATTATGATACTTGACCTTATAAGTCAtcttaaaatgctttataatgtgttatgattattgttataaagcattatgaaatttatgagtgcttataactataattgTACAGTACTATAAGAAGATTATAACGCATTGTtagtatgtttataatgcattatagacatgggTGTCATAGGAAGTGTTACCCAAAAGTGAGTTAAGAGATACATTTAAACAGGATGTTGCAGTGCAGATGCTTCTCCTTTCTGCCTGTATGTTTTTCTATACGAGATTTATTTGCATAATTTAGAAGTGGAACTGACTCAAAACTCAAATgacaaatgtataaaataaaggGGAAAGGTAGGATTCAGTTGATTTTAGTTGGCATACTGTAAGtataaattgattttaaattaaaggtgtatggttttatttttgtaggtTAATCTCTCTACACTATAATAAAACAGGTACATTGACGtaaattaaatatactgtatatacaatgtcaattttaaatcaaacagGATAAGATACATGCATGTCACCAAATACAGAGAAGGCCATGAAGTGGTTATGAAACCTGTTATAAAACTGCCTTTTCTAAATCTATTGCTGAGGGAGAGAGCGGAAGCATCATCCGCTGgctctttactgtttttctgttcCTGTAGCTTCCTGATCTCAAGGTCTGTTCCCAACTCTTACAAGTTAGGAGGTGCTGTAAGCCTGTTTAAGTCAAACTTATTTATGAATCTAACTTCTAGATGAATAATCGCCAGAACTTTATATAAGCGAATGTGAGAATAGGATTATATTCAGGTAAACTTTAGTTATGGATAGGCATGTGTCAGGGAGGCTGAGGGTTCGGGTTACAGAATGAATGAGGTCAATGAAGGTGCACACAGGTATAGCAGTGtaaaagcgtgtgtgtgtgtttgtgtgtgtgtgtgtgtgtgtgtgtgtgtgtgtgtgtgtgtttgtgtgaaagagagagtgagagagagagaagcctgTTGAGAAAACCAAATGATGTGTGAATCACACCATGACAAGAGGGGAGGCGTGGTGCAGAGGGTTGGGCTGAGCTCAGGCATGGTACCAGCCCAGTCCATCTTTCTATAAGAGGGGCCCGGTCCTCCCAGCTTCACAGCCACTCAGCAAAAACCTGTCTACCCACGCTGCCTGTCTCTTCATAGTCCACTCAGCTACTATCAAGAAAACATGAGCAGACAGAAGGTGTATTTAGAAAAACTGGCCCGGTTCTTCCAGATCCGTAACCTCCTGCTTCGTCAGGCCCTGGCAGAGTGTCTTGGCACCCTCATCCTTGtggtaagtgtgtgtttgttcaagtgtgtgtatgcatggaACTTACATTGTATCACCGCATGCTGAAatagacagaaacagaaaaagaagaaaaagctgctgaaaaagttttgagtgaaaagttTACCAAGTTCATATATTGTAATATACTCtatgttatttgttatattcaatttttctatttattgatGTTGCAATATGATCATCAGTTACTTTCTATATGACGGCTATTTTTCTACGAGTTTGCCATGTTCAAAGAGTTGAGGAATGATTGCAAAAGAAACTGCATGTAATTAATCAGCCACACAAAGACTTCAAAGGGAGTAAAGTGACACTCTTTGTATTAAAGAGAGCCAGTGATTACTCTCTAAATTGCTAAGCTAACTTGCGCTGGCAAACTGAGTGCATTGCAAACAGGTAAGTAACAGGTTGTTCAGGACTGCATGCACTGTGGACAGTAACATATTTGcgatatacacaacaatatttgCTCTGGGCTGGGATCCGGGATCCAAATCCTCATAACATCCTTTTACGATGTTACAGGGAGCtcagtctgtgtatgtgtgtccatgtgtgagAGCGTCCACGTGCATCACCAGTGTTTAGCTACAAATTCCCCATTTAAACATCAGTAACTATTCATTTTTTGCCGTATTTACCACATACCAACAGACATAATTGAATAGTAGCTCTTCACCCAGAATCAGTCATAAAAGGTGCTTCAGATTAAAAGCAGCATCAGAACATTGCTCAGTAGGAGAAATAGAAACTGTCTTTTGTTGACTGAGTGAAATGAATCCAGACTCTGTGCTATCTGCCCTGattaaaaaaccaaacaaacagccTTACAGCTGTTATAAGTTGATACCGTACTTTAAATACAACCAGTTTAGTAAGTAAGCTAAAGGTAACATTCATTGGGTGGCTCAAAGTTGGATGACTCACTCTTTTATCTACAGTGATTGACACAACAGCATATGAAGGCGTAGCATTATGTCATTAATTTAAGagagcattttattttaatacataatTGAAgtccatgtaaaaaaaaaaaacattcatatgaaGCAACTTGCATGACGTAGTCATAATTTCAAGTAGCTTGGTTTTAATATGTTAACAAGTAAATACATTGGTTTGTGGTGTGAAACAATTTTTTAGTTTGTGTGACGTTTTAGCATGTGTCGTGACTACTGATGTGACAGAAAGGTGTGGTGCAGTTGTTTAATAGGTGACACATGTCAGTGGCAGCTCTGGGAGGGTCAGAGGCAGAACAATAGGTAACATGCCAGACATAATTTTACTTCCTCTCATCAGCAATTACagaagtctctctctcttgctctgtcgTTATCTTTGCTTACCATCTTCTCTCCAGGTATAAAATCCtgtcaatacatttttctgcttgtgacaaagaaaatgaagcaaGCAGTTTATGATTAATCAGCAATTAGTAAAGGATTACTTGGAAAGATGGGTAACATgcaaggttgtgtgtgtgtgtgtgagtgcgtctCTTAGAATCAATAAATTTTGGCTTTCTTGGCACAGAGTCAATAGCTCCTAGCAACTTTTTGCAATCATTTAATCAGATGTTTCACAAtccagtgctgaaaaaaagcttttgatgGGGTAATTGACTTTTTGGCCACTGGCTGATGTTGTCAAAGTGAGTTTGGATGTTTTCAGCAAATAGTTCAGACACAAGCAGTAGAATGTGTAGTATCAGGTCAGTCACGTAATCTAAAATGACTTTGAAAAGATGTCCTCAAAGGTCACCTATAGACAGATACTGGGCTGTAACTGTTTTTTCATAAAGTAAGGActgagctgaaaaacaaaaagtgtcaGGATACTCTTTCATGTACAGTTAACCTCTCACTGCACTcacaaaatgaaatgtctctCCCACTTCAAACTACTGTTCCCCTGCTTTAGCTTGGATCATAGCTGTAGGGGGGCTTCTGAGGCTCTTCATCCTAAATTTGAAAAGATCACAAAGCTAGTGATTTAGAGACAGGTTCCAGCCCAGCAATTTCTTTTTTGCCTTCAGCTCTTAAACAAATGccaaatgtgtgtttcagtagGCTGTGGGATTTTTATAAGCTTCCCAGCTGTGCTAAAAGCTGGGAGTAGCTCCACAGATGCATGACCAGCTGAATCAGCCGGTTCAATGTTGTTTGGGGAAGTGGTGGGGTGCAGTTAAGTAACTACAACATTATTACAGCAACGTAGTAAGTGGCTGAAATTCTTGAACAGAGTGAACACACACTCAGGAATAATACTAATTTGTCCTGAATTCAGTGTTGGATTTAAATGAGACTTTTCTGGAGGAATTTGATCTACGTAAGTAAGTTGGCACTTGCAAGTGAACAGCCCATCATTTGCAATCTGATGCGTCTGACGTTTGGAAAAACACTGTGAACTGAAAAATCCAGAGTTTTTgcatttctatttctacatCCCACAAGCCCATCATGGCATAACATCAGGGAGACATTCACTCACActccacaaacaaaacagctaaGCACAATTCTACCATGGGGCATGATTTATATAGCATTTTTCCAGTAATGGTTGGTCTCATCGGGGTGGAAAAGAGTTTAGACTGGGCCCAGTGATGATGATAGCCCCTCAGGTGCCAGTCCCTCTGAGTGTGGTTCCCTCAAGCTAACCTCAACATCTGAGTCCTGTGGTCTGACTGAAAAGCCTCTTCATCAGCGGGCTCAGCAGAGCAAGCATGGACCACACACTTCTGCCAACATAACAAAGAGAACACAGggatacacaaacataaacacataatcACAGAGTATGCAGAATGTACAGTATGGTATATGCTTGGCAATACTGTTGCTGCATTTACTGCATTCTGTAAAACCTTCTTCTTTTGACAGAGTTATGTACATTTCCCTTCTTTTTCACTCATTCAAAATGGGAATGAACCacattttttcctccttcctaGATAAATCCACTTGGGAGTAACAGTCTCCCCCAATCAAGGTCACTACAGTGACCTTTCTGCACATACAGCATACTGTACTCCTGTGTCCCATTATGAACACCATAGAGCTCCTTTAATTCTGAATAGAGCTTGTTTAATGGGTCTTTGTTTCACTGGACTCACTGATAATGATCACATTCACCCCTTGGCTTGACCTTGACTGGCTGACAAAGtactaaattatttttttttgttttgttttgggggggtttGTACAACACTGAGATATTGAATAAAGTGTGTGGTGTGCAAAACCTTTTAGTGGAACTTGCTGAAACCCTAATGTGCCTCCTCATGTTAAAAGGATATCATTTTCTAAGAATACATAGAACAGTCACCTTGACAGAACatataaagttaaatttaattttacttaaTACCAGACcatatttaaaaagatttaattttaaaatcacaCATATCACATTAACAATCATTAGATTACTTGCTGTCTCTGCCTCAGgaacaaaagttatttttacagtaagttaTTGGGACTTAGCATTAACTTGTTTTTCTACTCTCTCTCCAGATGTTTGGCTGTGGTGCTGTGGCGCAGCTGGTGTTGAGCGGTGGTTCCCATGGTATGTTTCTTACTGTCAACTTCGCCTTCGGCTTCGCTGCCACCTTGGGCATCCTGGTCTGTGGCCAGGTATCAggtaaacaaatattttattgtagATTCCATTATCTAAATCAGATGTTTCAATGATTCATTTGGTTTTATTGTGGGTGGATGGGCCAATTTGCATGGCCACATTTTACCCAGCtttgcattttatatttataaatctGGGGTCTGTATTTAAAGCATTTTTGTCTATATCAGGTAATGCTGTTGTACTATATGTTCATGATCTATAATACTGTCACCATGTACATTTGCAGGTGGCCATCTGAACCCTGCAGTGACCTTTGCCCTGTGCCTGCTTGGAAGAGAGCGCTGGAGAAAGTTCCCCATGTACTTTCTATTTCAGACAATTGGTGCTTTCTTTGGGGCTGCCATCATTTTTGGCATGTATTACGGTAAGGGATGAGTCCAGATGTGGAGccaaatttaaagaaatgttttcttcatcttgttACAGCTATATATGAATAGATTTATGTTTTAGGTTTCACATAATCATGTAGTGCTTTGTTTAAACAGCAAGTCTAAACAAAAATTTTATATGCCATATTTTTCCTTACTTGTATCCCTTTAGATGCCCTGTGGGACCATCCTGGGAGTTTCAATGTGACTGGGCCACATGCCACAGCTGGCATCTTTGCTACCTACCCTGGAAAACATCTCACCCTTGTCAATGCCTTCTTTGATCAGGTACTCTTATGAAATGTGGAATCAGCTGTCATACACTAAATTGTAATTTTCAGAATACATGATGTAATTCAGGTATTCAACTCTCATTTTCCTCTACATCTACCCCTTTTCACCATAGATTATTGGCACATCAGCGCTGATCGTTTGTATCCTGGCTATTGTCGATCCATACAACAACCCCATCCCCCCAGGGCTGGAAGCCTTCACTGTGGGATTTGTGGTTCTGGTCATTGGATTGTCTATGGGTTTTAACTCTGGCTATGCTGTCAATCCTGCCAGAGACCTCGGACCACGTCTTTTCACCGCTATAGCTGGATGGGGCAGCGGGGTTTTCACGTACGTGCccagattttattcattttttccgCTAATGGTTTATGTCTATGGAACACTTCTTCAAAACACTCTCATAGTGCTCATTCACTGTctacaaagtaaaaacaaacatagtATAATTAACTCTTTTTCTCACTCCTCAGTGTCAGAAACGGCTGGTTCTTGGTGCCCATTTTTGCCCCATTCCTTGGCACCATCATTGGTGTGATGATCTACCAGGTGATGGTTGGCTTCCACGTAGAGGGAGAAGTACGTGACCGGAACAGCAAGGAGCAGGAGAATGTCCGGCTCACCAGTGTCACTGCCAATGACAACTCTAAAGAGGCTACCAAAGAAATGTACTAAGTGTGTTGGAGATACACTCTAAAACATGTACATTTTGTAAATACCAACCCACAGCAGCATTTCTCCTTCCAGCCACAACTGTTTTTCTCAAACCATCTTCACAGCTGTTGGGATATTTCCCAAGatagtgtgtttgtgaaacAAACCAGGCCACTTTCTTTATCTCATCATGtgattgtattatattgtagaGGAACGATTGTGTATGAGTGTAGAGGGGAGAAACACAACTTCAGAAACACAGAATTACATTAATTCTTTTAAGAGATGAAAATTAATTTGGATCTAAGTGTCTATAGCACTCCAGTTTGAAGCGTTAAttgttgaatgttgttttatataGCTTTTTTATATAGTTCTacatacttacatacagtagatgtattTAGACAGATCTTTTCCAACCAATTCCTATGCATTTTGTCAGTCCAGAACCTTTCAATGTTAACATGTGAATTCAGGGATATTGTCAGGAAATTTGGAAAAATTACAATTTCAAGCTTTTAACTTATGATCAAATATCTGTCGGTGAATATCTGTTTGAGAAGAATGTTGTACATTGCAAGCACAGTAAGTGAAATAATGCTATCTATGAAGACAACGTCAACATAAACTCTGCTGTTTAGAGCTGACAGATGGTGGTGAAGCTATTCTTTTCACAGCATTCTTCACTTTACCACTGCTAGGGCAGCTATATTAAAGCTGCTGTCTTTTCATATACACTCTCTTTGCCCTTTAAAGAGCCAACCAGTAATTCCTAAACGAGATGACAATTATTGTAATGAGTCATCAGCTACCACCGTTTACCCTTTGTATGAATTAAGTGTTATTAGCAGCTACTGTATTTTAGTTTCCCCCTTTCACACTTAATAATATCAGAAAAGTGTTAACAAATGACAATTATCTTGCTTAAATAATCTACATAGGACTGTACAGTATCATTTATCTGTCTTaaaagtgttattttcatttatgcCTCTTGTCGTTTGTATCTCGTGTATGTCTCAGTGGTTGGGTGCTAATCCAGACTGTGggcctctttgtgttttgtatgtagGTTGAGGGGAAAGGCTTTTGTactaacacaataaagttttgtttctATCGTTGCATGATTGTGGATCATGTTACTCTCTGGTTGCGGATCTTTCTGGTCTGTCCCAAATGCTTCTCATTTCTGGGGTTGACTGAAATCAAATTACATCAGAGCACAACTCAACTGAACATACCAGTGAGTTGCACCTCGCTTTGCTCTGTTTGTAGTGGTTCAACGTTGGGTGAGGTGCGGTGGGGTTGTCGGCATTTCTGTTAATTCTCTACTCAccaaatttaaattattattttgattcCATTTATTCTTCAAACTCAtaactttcatttaaaaataagaaacacgaattaaaggtgcagtgtgtagaattttgtGGCATCTGGCCGAAAcgacttggcagaaatagaatataatattcaaaagTATGTTTAGTATGTTTCTACATAGCGAGCGGatccatggagcccaccatgttgcactgccaagtttctacagtagcccagaatggacaaaccaaacactggctctagagagggccttttgtgtttttgcggTTTTCGTGgtcaccataggttctcctacacacttgtaAGGGGAAGTGGAGGGGGAGGAGCATTCACTTTgttgcaacctcaccgctagatgccactaaatcctacacattggtcctttaaattTCTGTTATCCAAAATTGAGAATTAatggaaataaattaataaaacatactTAATAAGTTGCATCTAAGACAGAACATTAAGTCGGGGAGAAAAATAGTGAGAAATACACCATAtaacaaaacatacacatgaGTAGGTCCCAGATCGAGGTCAGGAAAGAGCTGAAGTTTTTGAGAGTAGCTTTAGAGAAAAATCTCAAGAATCTGTTGCATATGTGTTGCATCTTGACAGTCAAGAGTGTAAGAGCAGGGTCCAAAGTCCAAAGAAACAACATTACACAGAAAAATCCCTCCATTCACTCAGCTGTGCTCTTTAATAATGATTTCGCATTCCCAAAAGGAGACCTTCTCCATCATTATGCAGTGCACAgcagtattttacatttctatttcaAGGCTACACTTTCTTTCCAAGCATACCTCAGTATCCACAGACCAGAAGGACTGGGCCACCATCCTTCAGTgcataaatcaaatcaaatcagccTTGGTCCTCCATGCCAAGGCTTTGTTTTGATAGAAACTCTTGCCTACTTGCCGTTGACTAACAAAATATGGactaaaaaaatgttaacatgcttgCTTTATACCCATGTTAACATGCTTATtcaatgtgtatttttttacagattttctgGAGAATCAAACAAAGGGCAAATCTGTTCTTGCAGAGTTGGTATTTTGGCAGACCAATATGAGTAAGCTATTTTGTACAATTGCTTCCAACAGGTCTTAGCAGGtcacctgtgtgtgcatgtgtggaaaaGATTACTGGGCTTGAGCTCCCACAAAACACTCACACGGCATTGTTGTCAAAACAGACAGGTTAAGACGATCAATTTTTCATCTTCTTAACAAAAGAAGACTTCCGAGTGAATTGTATTGAATCTAAATGCTgtcaagaacaaaaaaaaacatttgtaaatgtaCAATGTGCAGATACTGTATAAAGGATTCATATAAATTATTAGAGCAAATGATCCAGGGCACGTTACAGTTCATAACCAGGCAttaaaaagaggcaaaacatgctttactgttattattacaagcaaaatactgatataaaaatataacaggTTTTTATCATGCTGTTTATGTCTACTTTTCAAGGGTTTCCTGTCATGCTCATTGATATTCAAAATTCAATAAACTGAGGACAAAGACAGgtttaaacacaacacaacacttaAAAGCAGCATGGatgactacttgtatgtgaaaggCGTTGCTCATAGTGATTAATccatagagaattatcacccaactctgcagtccCACAGCTCAACAGAGCATTTTGGTGTCTTTTACCTCATTggttcatttttcagcccttaACTTCATtattttgattcactctcatcAGTTGTTTTCAGCCATtgacagcaggcagctgttttctgtgaaaaagcCCTAAACtcccactgtatgctacctcTACACcaaatgactgaaaatatatataatagcAACTAGATGctgaacataatggagcattttgCAAAAAAGAGCAGAATATTTCCCCCACAAGTGAACACACTAGACCAAAAACAGCACTAAAGAGAGGATGAATACTGGACCTACATTCACCAAGTGGCTAGAAACAcgacttcaaatgaatgctaatgatTCCCCAAATCTGCTGGACGTAAACAGGCAACTGGTTGTTTACAAGTTTACTTTATCAACAGaggttttctatatttttcttattgttaacacATCTCATGTGCAGtgtcaaaaaaataacaattgaTTGATCCTACTTAGAAGTATTGTGTGTgactacatatcacaacctgactttgtactacattgtaaatttctcaaataaCTTCAGTAcagagtggtatcagtcttctcatgtaactctcaGCAGTGAAGGAACTGCTCCTTTAACATTTGAGAGCCAGCAGAAGAAAAGCATGATATTCATGAGGGAAGGGTGAGGTTTCATAGAATCAAACTCAGATTTTTATCTAACTGGAGCATGTTAGAGGATGCTTAAACACATCAACAGAAAGAGTATTTAAAACAATTCCTCACAACAGGTAATTAAATATGAAGGAAATTCTTCTAAAACAATCTCTATATATGCTATAGAAAACTTGTCAACAGTAGGCCAATACACAAACTGCAGCAAATggactaaaacatgcaaaaccaccaGTATGTTCCTTTGAAGAGCTAATTCAAGCAGCACTCACCAACCTTATGGTTGCAGACATATGTTTTCTATCATAGACAGAACTGCTTGGTACAGTATGCTGCCCGAGGCTCCAATGGAATTCTACCATTAGACCACGTTTGATGTATGTCTCTATTGTTTCAGCAAATATTTGCCCTTTATATTCTTGAATCATTATCTTGGAGTTTGTAGTAGTATTCATTTGGCTGTAAATCTAGCAGCGAGTCTTAAGCACATTTATGCAACCTTATTTAACTACATAAATTGGGATTTTGGAAGGTATTGATCACTGGCAGGTACACATGCACATTATTTCTACAGTATAATCTTTACTGGTGGTTAAATACCTATAATCGTGTCCTATGTGGGCGAAAACCCcacaaaaaaaactgcttgTTTCAGCATGTCTTCAGCTTTACAAGACAAGCTGAAAAGATGTGAAAGTTTATATTAATCACAAAGGCAAAGCACATGAGCTTCTAACATTACATCTTGTAGAAAGGAGAATACCTAGATCCCACGAAGGcttgttgcaaaaaaaaaaagaggcctTCTTCCCTACACAGAATGCTTTCATGTTAAAACGATGTAATACCCTCAATATAGCATCTCACATACCAAGTATATTCCTTTTCACAGGACCTGGTACTG of the Thunnus maccoyii chromosome 9, fThuMac1.1, whole genome shotgun sequence genome contains:
- the LOC121904085 gene encoding aquaporin-3-like translates to MSRQKVYLEKLARFFQIRNLLLRQALAECLGTLILVMFGCGAVAQLVLSGGSHGMFLTVNFAFGFAATLGILVCGQVSGGHLNPAVTFALCLLGRERWRKFPMYFLFQTIGAFFGAAIIFGMYYDALWDHPGSFNVTGPHATAGIFATYPGKHLTLVNAFFDQIIGTSALIVCILAIVDPYNNPIPPGLEAFTVGFVVLVIGLSMGFNSGYAVNPARDLGPRLFTAIAGWGSGVFTVRNGWFLVPIFAPFLGTIIGVMIYQVMVGFHVEGEVRDRNSKEQENVRLTSVTANDNSKEATKEMY